ACAATCATTCATTCTCAATAATTATATATTAATTATGGATAATTCTGATTATTATCTTCTTCAGCACCACCACCAACCTGATCATGATCTTCATCACCTAAACAACATTCTaaaccaacaacaacaaatcatCACAACTACGATGAATCATAATAAAGGTACAATTCCTTCCTCTAATTATTCTTTTTGGATTAATTATCAAAGCTTTGTGTGATTTCTTGAATTGATTATAATTTGGTTCTTGTTCTTGATAATTAGGATCATTAGAGACGACGGCTCCAATGGTTTTTGTCATCATGGGTGTTAGCGGCTCTGGCAAAACGTACGTATTCATCCCCTTCTTCCTTCTATCTCTGAAATTTACACACTTAATCAAAATCAAGATTATAATTGATCAGAGTCTTGatttaattaatcaaatcaaGAATTCACTGATTCCACCCACCAAGATTGATCAGAAGATCAAGCTGGTGGTGATATTTTGTCATTTTCATTCAAAAGTGTTACGGGCCCTGTCGACCTAGTAGTAAAAGTATGGCCCAACATATGTGGGGGCAATTGCCCCTCCTGACCTATGAATCTTCATTGCTTCTCTGCCCTTGCCTATAGTCAGTAGATGAAATttggttgttgatgatgatggatgGGTCTAGTACTAATTAGCTTTCTTTTTGGTTGCAGTACCATCGGCGAGTTGTTAGCAAAGACGATGGACTTTGGTTTTCTCGACGCCGATGATTTCCATCCACTAGCAAACATAGAGAAAATGAGTCGAGGGATTCCACTCAACGAAGAAGACAGGATACCATGGCTGGAAACTCTACGAGACACGCTCCGAACGAAGATCAACCAGATTGTTTCGAGCAGTAATGGTACTTACGACGACGCTGATGACGACAAGAAAAGGAAAGCAGTCCTCTGTTGTTCCGCTCTGCAGAAGAAGTACAGAGAGATTCTGAGAACTGCTGATCCTAATTACAAGCCAGGGAGTTATGTTCCTGGCAGGGTTAAGTTTATTTACTTGGAGACGCCGTTTGAGGTGTTGTTGAACAGAGTTAACAAGAGAGCAGCACAAGGAAAACATTTCATGCCTGCTTCGCTGTTGCAGTCGCAATTAGACTTGCTTCAGATTGATAATGAACAAGAGAAAGACATCACGGTGGTTGATGGCACTCTGCCTCCACAGCTCATTGTAAACGATATCCGATCACTCATTCTGTGATCTGTGTATCAATTCACTTGCAACATTTGTtgctaagaaaataaaattaacagtttCATAAATTCCAAATGGAAACTAAAATGAAATATCATCCTTCATAAACTTGGACAGCTGCTTCATTTTTGTGTTCCCTGTGCTTAGATTACTTCCCATTCAGCACATAAAAGGCctcaaaaaaaagaaacaagttGGTCCCAGATATTACCCAGCTAACCAGATAAAGAAAGATTCTGGAGAATGCACAAATTACATCGATGAGGTAAAATACAAAAGGATGTCTCTCCTCTGGCAAATACAAGCATACATCACTAGACCATATGTTTAGATACAAAATTCATTACCTCTGACATTTCCCCGTTGCGTGGACTGTTTCAATCATCTACTATCCCTGTCCCTCCTCCTGCCTCCCTCGCCACTGTCATGTTTTCTGTCATCTCTATCCCTCCTCCTGCTTCCTTCACTTTCTTTGTGTACCCGATCACTCTCAATTCTCCCATCTCCTTCCTTGTCAGATCTCCTATAGTCGCGTTCACTCTCTTTGTTTCTACGATCACTCTCACTTCTCCTATCCACTTCTTTGTCAGTTCTCCTGTAATCACGGCTGCTCTCCTTATCTCGACGATCACTCTCACCTCTGCCGACTCCTTCTTTGTCAGGTCTCCTAGAATCACGGCCACTTTCTCTGTTTCTATTATCACTCTCTCTTCTCCTGTCTGCTTTGTCAGTATCCCTGAAGTCTCGGTCACCTATCCGTACCCCATCATTCCTAGAGGCCTTACGCTCCTGGTGGTGTTCATTTTTCTTGTCCCCATGGCCACTGTCTCTAGGTAACCGTTCTTTCTCATACTTCTCTTCCTCGAGTCTTCTGCTTACACCATGCCTACTCCTCTCATCCTCTCTATATCTTCCTCTACTTCTATCATCATGCCTACTTCTATCACTTCTAGAGTCCCTACTTTCCTGCCCTTTATGTCTAGGGTCCTTCTCACTTTCTCGGTCCACCCTTCGTTTCTTAGAATCTTTCTCCGGGTCACGTTCTCCCCTCCTCTTTTCTCGTGCAGAGCCATCAGCGGTGTCTCCCTCGAAGACCATCTCATAACTGCAACGAAATAATGTTAGTCTGTTTAAGTAATGAAGGGAAATACTCACCAAAGTTATATTGGATTAGCTAATAAAGAAAGATCACACACACTTACTTCTCATTTCCACCGCGCTGGGTGTTCCCATCTTTTAGAACATACTTTGGATTTTCTGCTTTCACAGAAGGGTCTCCAGTGCAATCCTTGGCCATGTGATCAAGGGAACCACATTTGAAACAACCTCTCCCTGTACCATAACACATTAAATGATGCAATTACATCTCtcatgcagaagaagaagaaaaaaatgtgaaTTTTATACAGGAATACGCAATATTGAGTGAGAGTTAAAATCCGGGGGCACATGAGGGAAGCAATAAGTTAAAGATACCAACAGCAACATATGAAACAATTTAAACTGCAAATCATGATGGTGGGAATCTAAACGTAAAAAGACTAACATATCCACGTCTTGCATCTGTATAAACATCTGTATCATACCTTTACCAGTTTGATGCTCTTTAC
This is a stretch of genomic DNA from Papaver somniferum cultivar HN1 chromosome 1, ASM357369v1, whole genome shotgun sequence. It encodes these proteins:
- the LOC113322598 gene encoding gluconokinase-like — its product is MDNSDYYLLQHHHQPDHDLHHLNNILNQQQQIITTTMNHNKGSLETTAPMVFVIMGVSGSGKTTIGELLAKTMDFGFLDADDFHPLANIEKMSRGIPLNEEDRIPWLETLRDTLRTKINQIVSSSNGTYDDADDDKKRKAVLCCSALQKKYREILRTADPNYKPGSYVPGRVKFIYLETPFEVLLNRVNKRAAQGKHFMPASLLQSQLDLLQIDNEQEKDITVVDGTLPPQLIVNDIRSLIL